From one Halosimplex rubrum genomic stretch:
- a CDS encoding nitrite/sulfite reductase has translation MNTVEEWKQEKHPLDVVEDVKSYAAEGLSFEEIEARAGDGEWERLKWAGMYAHGRQDGYFMMRTKVPGGYLTPEQAEVIGEVAETYATAPAEYGGEDQNSVWGDAFLDLTTRQDIQMHWIEVEDVPEVWARYDEVGLTTIQGCGDSARNVLGCPAAGLDGHECFDAQPVIDAVSEFFTENREYANLPRKFKMTVTGCARDCGQSQINDVGLTPARKEVGGSGEAGGSSGSSDGGKEVYGFHCKVGGGLSDGPRMATAMDVFVPPGDAVEFCRAIAQTFKELGDRSNRGVCRMRYLVEQLGTEAFEQAVRRRCEVDLPTAGTDLTEGYTGDHVGVHDQKEDGLKYVGFNVVAGRMGGDEFAEAARAAREYGTDEASVRLATDQNFLVTHVPAENVGDLLNEPFARKYEPDPGPFTRGAVGCTGSEFCNYGIVETKNRVYRWAKALDRRIDTPDDLDVVRMHMSGCSASCAQPQIADIGFRGETVDVDDPEGTTNEEGDNIVEGMDFGLGGSLGSDNEFLDWVETAVPASAVIPAIEELFAAYVDEREAGERFYEWTRRVGNQRLRKVMQRADANVSGGVAHGD, from the coding sequence GTGAACACGGTCGAGGAGTGGAAACAGGAGAAACACCCGCTGGACGTGGTCGAGGACGTGAAGTCGTACGCCGCAGAGGGGCTGTCGTTCGAAGAGATCGAGGCGCGCGCGGGCGACGGCGAGTGGGAGCGGTTGAAGTGGGCCGGGATGTATGCTCACGGGCGGCAGGACGGCTACTTCATGATGCGGACCAAGGTCCCCGGCGGGTATCTCACGCCCGAACAGGCCGAGGTGATCGGCGAGGTGGCCGAGACGTACGCCACCGCGCCTGCGGAGTACGGCGGCGAGGACCAGAACTCGGTCTGGGGCGACGCCTTCCTCGACCTCACGACCCGTCAGGACATCCAGATGCACTGGATCGAGGTCGAGGACGTGCCCGAGGTCTGGGCGAGATACGACGAGGTCGGCCTGACGACGATCCAGGGCTGTGGCGACTCCGCCCGGAACGTCCTCGGTTGTCCGGCCGCCGGGCTGGACGGTCACGAGTGTTTCGACGCCCAGCCCGTCATCGACGCCGTCTCCGAGTTCTTCACGGAGAACCGGGAGTACGCCAACCTCCCGCGGAAGTTCAAGATGACCGTCACCGGCTGCGCGCGCGACTGCGGCCAGTCGCAGATCAACGACGTGGGGTTGACGCCCGCGCGCAAGGAAGTCGGGGGCTCCGGCGAAGCCGGAGGCTCGTCGGGCTCGTCGGACGGTGGCAAGGAGGTCTACGGCTTCCACTGCAAGGTCGGCGGCGGCCTCTCGGACGGGCCGCGCATGGCGACGGCGATGGACGTGTTCGTCCCGCCGGGCGACGCGGTGGAGTTCTGCCGCGCGATCGCCCAGACGTTCAAGGAACTCGGTGATCGGTCGAATCGCGGCGTCTGCCGGATGCGCTATCTCGTCGAACAGCTCGGTACCGAGGCGTTCGAGCAAGCGGTCCGCCGGCGCTGTGAGGTGGATCTGCCGACAGCCGGGACGGACCTCACCGAGGGGTACACCGGCGACCACGTCGGCGTCCACGACCAGAAAGAAGACGGGCTGAAGTACGTCGGCTTCAACGTCGTCGCCGGCCGGATGGGCGGCGACGAGTTCGCCGAAGCCGCCCGCGCCGCGCGGGAGTACGGCACCGACGAGGCCTCGGTCCGCCTGGCCACCGACCAGAACTTCCTCGTCACCCACGTTCCCGCCGAGAACGTCGGCGACCTGCTGAACGAGCCGTTCGCCCGCAAGTACGAACCGGATCCGGGGCCGTTCACGCGGGGCGCCGTCGGCTGCACCGGCTCGGAGTTCTGCAACTACGGCATCGTCGAGACGAAGAATCGGGTGTATCGGTGGGCCAAAGCCCTCGATCGGCGCATCGACACGCCCGACGACCTCGACGTGGTCCGGATGCACATGTCGGGCTGTTCGGCCTCGTGTGCCCAACCGCAGATCGCCGACATCGGCTTCCGCGGCGAGACGGTCGACGTCGACGACCCCGAGGGCACCACCAACGAGGAGGGCGACAATATCGTCGAAGGCATGGACTTCGGCCTCGGCGGGAGCCTCGGCTCGGACAACGAGTTCCTCGACTGGGTCGAGACCGCGGTACCCGCGAGCGCGGTCATCCCGGCCATCGAGGAGCTGTTCGCGGCCTACGTCGACGAGCGCGAGGCGGGCGAGCGATTCTACGAGTGGACCCGTCGAGTCGGGAACCAGCGGCTCCGGAAGGTCATGCAACGCGCCGACGCGAACGTCTCGGGAGGTGTCGCTCATGGGGACTGA